The nucleotide sequence TGTAGCCAATCTCACCCACCAGGGTCATACGCTCGGAGCCGAGGACCTGATCGAAGAAGTGGGTGAAGGTGGTCTGTGCCTGGGTGACTTCCTTGCGGTTGTAGCCGCGGAGGTCCTGGTTGCCCTGGCGCATCGCCGCGCCGACGCCGGCCGCGCCACCACCCGCCGCGGCGAATGCGCCGGCCGGAACGGTCGCCAGTTTGGCGGTCATGTCGGTACCGTTGATCTGCAGCGGCATGTTCGGCCGGTAGCTGAGTTCGCCGGACCAGGCGGTGCCGGTGGGCAGCGTGGTGGAGAAGCTCAGACCGTAGAGCTGGATGTCCTCGGGGTATTCCAGGAAGTAGTTGCCGCGGCCGAGCATGATCGGCTGCGCCAACGCACCGCCGGCAGTGGTAAAGGCACGCTGGATATCCGTCGCACTGGCGGTGTGCATGCTCACGTTCGGTGTACGGCTGTGGTAGTTCAGGAAATACGCGGCGTATTCAGCCTCATCGCCGAGCCACCGCAGCGCCGTACCGAACTGACCGGAGTCGCTGGCATCGCGGTCGGCGCCGCGCGGCACGATCAGACCTTCCGGCACGACCGACACGCCCAGCGCACGCAAACCTGCCGCCGTCGCGGGAGCGCGCAGCGCGCCAATGGTCGCCGGGTCGAGGATGGTGTAGTTGTTGTTGCAGCCGTCGGCGAGCACGTCGGCCGAAGAGAAGAAGGTGCCGCAGTTGTCGACGACGGTCTGGTCCCACTCGATCTGGTAGAACGCCTCAGCGGACAGATTGTCGGTGATGCCCTGCGACAGATAGAACATGTTGACCGGAATCAGACCTTCCTTGATCTCCGCGCCGGGGCGGCGGAAGGCGGCAGCGTCGACTGGGTTGATGCTGTTGATCGAGTTGCCGATGAAAGTACTTTCACCCCAGCTCACCACCTGCTTGCCGAGACGCACCGAACCCGGCTTGTCGGCGATGGCGTAGTTGTAATAGGCGAAGGCATCGAGCAGCTGATAGCCGGAGGACTTGGCGCCCTCTTTGCGGCCATGGTCGTCGATGTCTTTGAACAGGCGGCTTTCGTCCTTCAGCTCGAAGTCGTACCAGTACTTGCCGCGCAGGAACACGCCGGCGTCACCGTACTTGAGTTCGAGGTCGTGGATGCCTTTGAAAATCTTCGAGAAGGTCTCGCCCTTCTTGAAGTTCATCCGCCCGTCATCGCCGGTCTGGGTATAACCGGTGCCGCGCTTGCCAGTGGCGGGCACAATGTTGGCCGCACCGACCAGCTTGTTATCCGGATCAGCCATGCTCCAGCTGGCCCCGACCGACAGCGACGAGTCGAACTGCCCCTCGATTTCCCCGATATTAAAGTTCACCGCCTGAGCCTGGCTGCTCAGGCCTATGGCCACAGCCACTGCCAGCGTTTTTGGCAGGAAGGTGGCCGGCCTTGTTT is from Pseudomonas sp. LS44 and encodes:
- a CDS encoding DUF1302 domain-containing protein produces the protein MTRKTRPATFLPKTLAVAVAIGLSSQAQAVNFNIGEIEGQFDSSLSVGASWSMADPDNKLVGAANIVPATGKRGTGYTQTGDDGRMNFKKGETFSKIFKGIHDLELKYGDAGVFLRGKYWYDFELKDESRLFKDIDDHGRKEGAKSSGYQLLDAFAYYNYAIADKPGSVRLGKQVVSWGESTFIGNSINSINPVDAAAFRRPGAEIKEGLIPVNMFYLSQGITDNLSAEAFYQIEWDQTVVDNCGTFFSSADVLADGCNNNYTILDPATIGALRAPATAAGLRALGVSVVPEGLIVPRGADRDASDSGQFGTALRWLGDEAEYAAYFLNYHSRTPNVSMHTASATDIQRAFTTAGGALAQPIMLGRGNYFLEYPEDIQLYGLSFSTTLPTGTAWSGELSYRPNMPLQINGTDMTAKLATVPAGAFAAAGGGAAGVGAAMRQGNQDLRGYNRKEVTQAQTTFTHFFDQVLGSERMTLVGEIGYTRIGALESTNEVAYGRDSIYGSPHGTAASNIAAARDYGYNGFYTSGSWGYRARGILDYNDVFAGINLKPNMAFAHDVDGYGPVFNEGSKAVSLGVDAEYQNTYTASLSYTDFFGGDFNTQIDRDFVALSVGVNF